The Elaeis guineensis isolate ETL-2024a chromosome 12, EG11, whole genome shotgun sequence sequence TTTTCTGAAACTACGTTGCCAGTGATAGAATTATTTAGAGAGATATTCTTTGACAATTAATGGCTTTCAAATCCACCTTCTGCTGATACAAGAATTCATCCTCCCTTTCATGATTGCTGGCCTATGATGCGTCCGCAGCTCTCTATTGAAATATTGCATATCTATAGAAAAAATAATGGTACTGTTGATTGGATGACGAGCAATTTTACCAGTCGCACTAGGACTACATTACTCTtcaatattttgaatattttgttTTCAAGTCCTATGGATGTAGCTATGCTTGCATTAGTTAATTTACCCGATATGCCAAAAGAAAATTAGTTGGACCGTATTTTGTTATTTGATTGCAACATTCGCACAGACACATAATTGGCAGAGTGTGTATTAAATAAACGAAGAGAAATTGACAATTAGTAGTGCTTGTGGGCCGTTGTTGGCAATATTGATCAAacatatcaaataaattatatatgTAGGTAGATTGCATATGTACTTGAGTAATCATCGACGTCGTCATCGTCATCGTCATCATCATATTAGCATGCTATGATCTCTGATTCTTGGATGCAAATCGAAGGATGAGGTAGAAGAGGATGCGATAGAACACCGCCCACCCCAAGAGGCAAAGCACCATTTTCCACttggccgactcctccaagctaaGGGACATTTGGCGTAGGATGTCCTCTCCCGTCACTGGGCGCCCTGTTAAGGGATCCGTCATGAAGTTGTCGTCCTTGACAAACTCGTTCATCAGCAAGCCCTCGTAAGGGTATTTCATGGTGGAGATGGTGTTCATCCACTTCCACCCTCGCGGGATGGAGTGGCTGCTAAGGAAGTAGCcacagaagagaaagaagagggcaGTGAGTGCAATAACGGTGGCATAGCCAAGGATGAAGTTGGGGACGATAGAACTAATGAAGACGACGAAGGAGTTGGTGGCAAGCAACGAGACGTAAAGCACGAGTAAGAAGTAATGGAAGCTGCCATGAAGGCTGAGGGCAAACCAAACAATGATGGCGTAAGTGGCAGCTTGGACGAGGAGGAAGGGGAGGTAGGTGACGAGGCCAGCAATGGTGTAAGAAGAAGCACGGTAGGTATTGTGAGAGGTCTCGCGAATGAAGATGAAGCGCTCCTGGATGAATGCCGGAACAGCATCATtggatgagaagaaaaagaggcaaaCGGTGAAGATGAAGAAGCTGAGGCGATTAGTGATGCCCTGAGGGCTGTCCTTGGGGTGTAGGAACATGGTGGCCATCATGAACCCCATCACTGTTAGCACCATTTGTCGGGACAAGAATAGCTCCGGGGTGCGCCTGATGTTGGTGAAGTTGCGTCGCATTAGCACCCACACCTCCACCATGTACGAGTTGGCAAACTTGGGGCCAAGTCCCATAAGACCAACATGTTCGGAGGGCGAGCACCCTAGCATGTTTGGGGTCAAGTAGTCATCCTCATTCACCGTGTAGTCACTACTGTGGGGTGTCGGCGTGCCGGACAGAATCTCATTCGAGTATGTATAATACCCCGGAGACAGGCTACAATAATGATAACATCAAGAGGAGGAAAGATGGCAATTTATTCATCAATAActtttcatctctctctctctccctccctccctccctctctacaCCCACACACACATTCACACACACTCACTCACACACATACATAGGTACATGCATATGTACGTACATATGTGTGTAGAGAGaattatatacatatgcatatataaatTATCAACATATATATACGAAGTTTAATATAGACCCCAGCATTCCTCTCAAGAAAAagagtatctttttttttttacatccaaAAATAATAGTATATTCAAATCAAAGATTCATACTATTGATAATGATCTATGCcagtaaaaatatttaaaaatttttaaaaaaaaatcatatattttgtAGGATGAGTTACAACCTTCctattcaatcaaaaaaaaaaatcatatattttgaTAATCTCTAACTTATACGTTATATAGAtagaaatataaataatttttattgtactaacatgctcaaaatattataaaatatttaaattaagaaTCAATCTTAATGATcatgatttatatatattaaaatatatgtaatttttaaatGAACCAATTTTGATGGTTAAATTATAGCAAAACTCAGTCTCATatcattttaatatttaattattaatcttatcaaaagatatttaattaattttaaatatttatttttgtccATGACACACAGTTTTTAAAACAGATCAACATGTGGATGTTCAATTGAATTGTCTATGATATTATTGATGCTTCGGCAATCTTATGTTCGTATCTTCCGttgatccctttttttttttaagtggaaAAGGAGGAAGCAGAGAGCCCCCTGTTTTATTAAGAGAACATTTACAATCAGGATTGCACTTGTGGGGGTTGAACATCTTTCATTGAAATTTATGATTGAAATATTACATTGTTGATTTTAGAGTCGATAGGAGTAGACACCCTCCACGCCTTCTCTCtcttatacataaatatataaatatgtagaTATTGGCAGATAGACAGGCGGAGACTTATAGATATATAGATCGAAGATAGGCATAAACACAGACAATTGCATGAATCCAAAGCTTGAGCAACAGCAGGAGCGGCAAAACAACGAGATCCATGGATCGTTATGTACCTTGGAGGGTTGTTGGATCTCCTTTGGGGATGATAATCCCTTCGATGGCGAGAGGGCGGAAATTTGACCGTCTCCATGATGCCGCTGTGGCTGCCGCTCCATGGGGACCTGGAGGAAGCCCAAGGGCTCCTCACGCTATGATCGAACTCTTCCATCCCGCTCTGCTTCTTACCCGACCGCTCACCGGCACCCAAGGCCCCTCCTCGCCCTGCCAGGACTGGCGTGGGTTGGACCGTGGAGACTGAGTGCTGGTCTTCCTTGCTAGAGACACGCGGCGGCTTGAGCCCCGTGAGGCAGAACTCAGCCAGCGCCGTGACTCCGACTTCGGACTGGTCGTACTCTTGAATGACGTCCAAAAGGTGCTCGATGGAATTCTCGCCCATAGGGACCTTGCGTCCCATGCGGCCGAGGTGGCCAGCAACGTCCTTGGGGGCCCCGATGAACATGAGCTGGCCGCGGGCCAGGATGATGAGATGGTCCAGCAACATCTGGATGCGGTATGATGGCTGGTGGATGGTGAGGATGACGGTGCTCCCAGCGCGCGCAATGTGGTGTACCCGCTCGATCACGCTGTGGGCACTGGTAGAATCCAGCCCCGAGGTGGGCTCGTCCAGGAACAGCAGTGCTGGCCCGTGGATGATGCCCACCCCGATGGACACTCGCCGGCGCTCCCCACCCGACACCCCTCGCATGCCCTCGTCCCCGATGTATGTGTTTCTCGACGACTGTAGCAAAAATGCACATTGTAGTGCAGTTCAATTAGATGCTTATTTCCATCTTTATTATAGATTGCTTTCAGAGGAAAATGCCCAAAATGGCTACCCTCGGCCATGTATCTCCCTAAATTAATCTTACGCGCGAAAATGAAAATGGGAACGTCTCTAgtctcatatatatatacatacatacatacatacatacatacatacatacatacatacatatgtatatatatacatatgtgtgtgtgtatatatatatatatatatacatctgtgtatatatatacatatatacatatatatatatatatatatatatatatatatatatatatatatatatatatatatatatatatatatatatatatatatatatatatatatatacatatataaacacatatatatatatatatacacacacacacacacatatatacatatatatatatgtatatatacatatatacatatatatatacatatatacatatatatgtatatatacatatatatctatatatatatatatatatatatatatatatatatatatatatatatatatgtgtatatgtatatatatatatatatatatatatatatatatatatatatgtatacatatacacatatatatatatatatatatatatatatatatatatatatatatatatatatatatatatatatacatatacacatatatatatacatatatacatatatatatatataatacatacatacatacatacatacatacatacatatatatatatatatatatatatatatatatatatatatatatatatatatatatatatacatacatacatacatacatatatatatgtatacatacatacatacatacatacatatatatatatatagacacacacacatatatatatatatatagacacacacacatatctacacacacatatatatatatatatatatatgtgtgtgtgtagatacacacacacacacacacatctacatacatacatatatatatatatatatatacatatccacacacacacacacacacacatatatatatatatagatatatacatacatatctacatatatatatacatacatatctacatatatatatatatatgcatacatatatatacatacatacatatatatatatatatatatatatatatatatatatacatacatacatatatatatatatatacatata is a genomic window containing:
- the LOC105053503 gene encoding ABC transporter G family member STR2, coding for MMASDYRGDAVIDITRPPSFSGGLDFAGLTYSVTKKQKVDGQRASQEVDLLHRITGYAPKRCVTAVMGPSGAGKSTFLDGLAGRIASGSLKGRVSLDGVEMSPSLMKRSSAYIMQDDRLFPMLTVYETLMFAADFRLGPISRADKKQRVEKLIEQLGLTSSRNTYIGDEGMRGVSGGERRRVSIGVGIIHGPALLFLDEPTSGLDSTSAHSVIERVHHIARAGSTVILTIHQPSYRIQMLLDHLIILARGQLMFIGAPKDVAGHLGRMGRKVPMGENSIEHLLDVIQEYDQSEVGVTALAEFCLTGLKPPRVSSKEDQHSVSTVQPTPVLAGRGGALGAGERSGKKQSGMEEFDHSVRSPWASSRSPWSGSHSGIMETVKFPPSRHRRDYHPQRRSNNPPSLSPGYYTYSNEILSGTPTPHSSDYTVNEDDYLTPNMLGCSPSEHVGLMGLGPKFANSYMVEVWVLMRRNFTNIRRTPELFLSRQMVLTVMGFMMATMFLHPKDSPQGITNRLSFFIFTVCLFFFSSNDAVPAFIQERFIFIRETSHNTYRASSYTIAGLVTYLPFLLVQAATYAIIVWFALSLHGSFHYFLLVLYVSLLATNSFVVFISSIVPNFILGYATVIALTALFFLFCGYFLSSHSIPRGWKWMNTISTMKYPYEGLLMNEFVKDDNFMTDPLTGRPVTGEDILRQMSLSLEESAKWKMVLCLLGWAVFYRILFYLILRFASKNQRS